Proteins encoded by one window of Sphingomonas ginkgonis:
- the mraY gene encoding phospho-N-acetylmuramoyl-pentapeptide-transferase: MLYLIAEYFGFPHLLNLVRYISFRAGAASATALVIGLIWGPTFIGWLRVRQGKGQPIRADGPQTHLAKRGTPTMGGLLILISVGISVLLWMDLRNPYVWACLLVTGGFGLIGFLDDWDKVRKAHHAGLSGKTRLMFEFLIAGAATFLMVQSGNTNLYLPFYSGPVLYLGWLYVIFGAFVIVAFGNAVNLTDGLDGLATMPVIIASIAFLIIAYLVGNAKFATYLGIPHVPGVGDLTVLLLAVVGAGLAFLWFNAPPAAVFMGDTGSLALGGALGAVAVACHHEFVLAIVGGLFVLEAVSVIIQVFWFKRTGRRIFKMAPIHHHFEQLGWSEPTVVIRFWIVAFILALAGLSTLKLR; the protein is encoded by the coding sequence CGCACCTTCTCAATCTTGTCCGCTACATCAGCTTCCGGGCTGGCGCGGCGAGCGCGACCGCGCTGGTGATCGGCCTGATCTGGGGACCGACCTTCATCGGATGGCTGCGGGTGCGCCAGGGCAAGGGGCAGCCGATCCGCGCCGACGGGCCGCAGACCCACCTCGCCAAGCGCGGCACGCCAACCATGGGCGGGCTGCTGATCCTGATCTCGGTCGGGATCTCGGTCCTGCTCTGGATGGACCTTCGCAACCCCTATGTCTGGGCCTGCCTGCTGGTCACCGGCGGGTTCGGGCTGATCGGCTTCCTCGACGACTGGGACAAGGTCCGGAAGGCCCATCATGCAGGGCTGAGCGGCAAAACGCGCCTGATGTTCGAGTTCCTGATCGCCGGCGCGGCGACCTTCCTGATGGTCCAGTCGGGCAACACCAATCTCTACCTGCCCTTTTACTCCGGGCCGGTGCTCTACCTCGGCTGGCTTTACGTCATCTTCGGGGCGTTCGTGATCGTCGCGTTCGGCAATGCAGTGAACCTCACCGACGGGCTAGACGGACTGGCCACCATGCCGGTGATCATCGCTTCGATCGCCTTCCTCATCATCGCTTATCTGGTCGGCAATGCGAAGTTCGCCACCTACCTCGGCATCCCGCACGTACCGGGCGTCGGCGACCTCACGGTGCTGCTGCTGGCAGTGGTCGGGGCGGGGCTCGCGTTCCTCTGGTTCAACGCGCCCCCGGCGGCGGTCTTCATGGGCGACACCGGAAGCCTCGCACTCGGCGGAGCCCTCGGCGCGGTTGCGGTCGCCTGCCATCACGAGTTCGTGCTGGCGATCGTCGGCGGGCTGTTCGTGCTCGAAGCCGTCAGCGTCATCATCCAGGTTTTCTGGTTCAAGCGCACCGGCCGGCGCATCTTCAAGATGGCGCCGATCCATCATCATTTCGAGCAGCTCGGGTGGAGCGAGCCGACCGTGGTGATCCGCTTCTGGATCGTCGCCTTCATCCTCGCGCTGGCGGGGCTGTCGACCCTCAAGCTCCGGTGA
- the murD gene encoding UDP-N-acetylmuramoyl-L-alanine--D-glutamate ligase, with product MITARAWAGRHYAVYGLARSGLATVRALLASGATVTAWDEREVARAALKSSPAVAGEGDRSPSATGGGAPPSVAGATATSPARAGEDQLTLAPLDDLSGIDALVLSPGVPLNTHPLAARAREAGVEIIGDIELFARARPELPAHNVVGITGTNGKSTTTALVHHILKTAGVPTTMGGNIGLPILAQNPLPAGGVYVLELSSYQIDLTQSLDCDVAVLLNITPDHLDRYDSFEAYAASKARLFDMSSGETVIVGSDAPTRSIASRHPRASGDPASSLKLDPRFRGGDALVGPHNEQNILAALLTAQALGIADEQIADALHTYPGLPHRMERVANRDGVLFVNDSKATNAESAAPALAAFERVRWIVGGLAKTEDLGPAADHLGHVAKAYTIGKAGPMFARLLEARGVAVEPCETLENAVNRAAADSQPGDVVLLSPASASFDQFRDFEARGEAFRNAVGALS from the coding sequence GTGATCACGGCCCGCGCCTGGGCCGGCCGGCACTATGCGGTCTACGGCCTGGCGCGATCGGGCCTCGCGACGGTGCGCGCGCTGCTGGCGAGCGGGGCGACGGTCACCGCGTGGGACGAGCGGGAAGTGGCGAGGGCTGCGCTCAAATCCTCCCCTGCCGTTGCAGGGGAGGGGGACCGCTCGCCATCGGCGACTGGTGGAGGGGCCCCTCCGTCAGTCGCTGGCGCGACTGCCACCTCCCCTGCAAGGGCAGGGGAGGATCAGTTGACCCTCGCCCCCCTCGACGACCTCTCGGGCATCGACGCCCTCGTCCTCTCCCCCGGCGTTCCGCTCAACACCCACCCGCTCGCCGCCCGCGCCCGCGAGGCAGGGGTCGAAATCATCGGCGACATCGAGCTGTTCGCCCGCGCCCGGCCCGAGCTGCCGGCGCACAATGTGGTCGGGATCACCGGCACCAACGGCAAGTCGACGACGACGGCGCTGGTCCACCACATCCTGAAGACCGCCGGCGTGCCGACGACGATGGGCGGCAACATCGGCCTGCCGATCCTAGCGCAGAACCCGCTGCCCGCGGGCGGGGTCTATGTGCTCGAGCTGTCGAGCTACCAGATCGACCTGACGCAGAGCCTCGACTGCGATGTCGCGGTGCTGCTCAACATCACGCCGGATCATCTCGACCGGTACGACAGCTTCGAGGCCTATGCAGCAAGCAAGGCTCGGCTGTTCGACATGTCGAGCGGCGAGACGGTCATCGTGGGCAGCGACGCACCGACGCGCTCGATCGCTTCCCGTCATCCCCGCGCAAGCGGGGATCCCGCTTCTTCCCTCAAGCTGGACCCCCGCTTCCGCGGGGGTGACGCCTTGGTGGGACCGCACAACGAGCAGAACATTCTGGCGGCGCTCCTCACCGCGCAGGCGCTCGGAATCGCTGACGAACAAATCGCCGACGCCCTTCACACCTATCCCGGCCTGCCCCATCGAATGGAGCGCGTGGCGAACCGCGACGGCGTCCTGTTCGTCAACGACAGCAAAGCCACCAATGCGGAATCCGCCGCTCCGGCGCTCGCCGCGTTCGAGCGTGTTCGGTGGATCGTCGGGGGGCTCGCCAAGACCGAGGATCTGGGGCCTGCGGCCGACCACCTCGGCCATGTCGCCAAGGCCTACACCATCGGCAAGGCCGGGCCGATGTTCGCCCGCCTGCTGGAAGCTCGCGGTGTGGCCGTGGAGCCATGCGAAACGCTTGAAAATGCGGTGAATCGCGCGGCGGCGGATTCACAGCCGGGCGATGTTGTTCTACTCTCCCCGGCGAGCGCCTCGTTCGACCAGTTCCGGGACTTCGAGGCGCGCGGGGAAGCGTTCCGAAACGCCGTGGGGGCATTGTCATGA
- a CDS encoding FtsW/RodA/SpoVE family cell cycle protein, translating into MTSITGRLKATRGLVDANRYGRADRSAIGRWFWEIDRVLLLLVTVLIAIGLIAVAAASPAAGERYSGGTLQLAGLHFFYRQLVWIALSVPVMVGISMMPRERARRLSLVGAAVFMAMLVFVPIIGPEVNGARRWIGVGFAQVQPSEFLKPFFVVSMAWLLSLKEGDKSLPVYPASALVVGIVAVLLMKQPDFGSTVIFVTVWVAMLALAGLPLRILGIIGALGAVGVVLAYFFYPVATVRIDGFLYGEGDNFQVINAMRTLTAGGLLGMGPGAGTRKFGLPEPHTDYIFSVIGEEFGLIACIAIACLYLAIVARVLIKLLDEENSFAILAAAGLAVEFGLQAMINMAVNVHLAPSKGMTLPFISYGGSSMLALSIGMGLLLAFTRRNPYLKRSPYVVKWSGDRETA; encoded by the coding sequence ATGACCAGCATCACTGGAAGACTGAAGGCGACGCGCGGCCTGGTCGACGCGAACCGCTACGGCCGGGCCGACCGCTCCGCCATCGGCCGCTGGTTCTGGGAGATCGACCGAGTCCTGCTGCTGCTGGTCACGGTGCTGATCGCGATCGGGCTGATCGCGGTCGCCGCCGCCTCGCCTGCGGCGGGCGAGCGCTACTCGGGCGGCACGCTCCAGCTTGCCGGGCTGCACTTCTTTTATCGCCAGCTCGTCTGGATCGCGCTGTCGGTACCGGTGATGGTCGGCATTTCGATGATGCCGCGCGAGCGGGCTCGCCGCCTGTCGCTCGTCGGCGCCGCGGTGTTCATGGCGATGCTGGTGTTCGTCCCGATCATCGGGCCTGAGGTGAACGGCGCCCGGCGCTGGATCGGCGTCGGCTTCGCGCAAGTCCAGCCGTCGGAGTTCCTCAAGCCCTTCTTTGTCGTGTCGATGGCGTGGCTACTTTCCCTCAAGGAGGGCGACAAGAGCCTGCCGGTCTATCCCGCCTCGGCGCTGGTGGTCGGGATCGTCGCGGTGCTGTTGATGAAGCAGCCCGACTTTGGTTCGACGGTCATCTTCGTCACCGTGTGGGTGGCGATGCTGGCGCTCGCCGGCCTGCCGCTCCGGATCCTCGGGATCATCGGCGCGCTCGGCGCGGTCGGCGTCGTCCTCGCCTACTTCTTCTACCCCGTCGCCACCGTCCGGATCGACGGCTTCCTCTATGGCGAAGGCGACAACTTCCAGGTGATCAACGCGATGCGGACGCTGACCGCGGGCGGACTGCTCGGCATGGGCCCGGGCGCCGGGACCCGCAAGTTCGGCCTGCCCGAGCCGCACACCGACTACATCTTCTCGGTCATCGGCGAGGAGTTCGGGCTGATCGCCTGCATCGCCATCGCCTGCCTCTACCTGGCGATCGTCGCCCGCGTGCTGATCAAGCTGCTCGACGAGGAGAACAGCTTCGCCATTCTCGCCGCGGCCGGTCTGGCGGTAGAGTTCGGGCTGCAGGCGATGATCAACATGGCGGTCAACGTCCACCTGGCACCGTCCAAGGGCATGACCCTGCCGTTCATCAGCTATGGTGGCTCGTCGATGCTGGCGTTGTCCATCGGGATGGGGCTTCTGCTCGCCTTTACCCGCAGAAATCCGTATCTGAAGCGCTCGCCCTATGTCGTGAAGTGGAGCGGGGACCGGGAAACCGCGTGA
- the murG gene encoding undecaprenyldiphospho-muramoylpentapeptide beta-N-acetylglucosaminyltransferase produces MNFVLAAGGTGGHMIPAHALAAELKRRGHGVLLITDDRGRRIPGLFDGVPVHVLPAGRLGGGPLGLLKAVRSVLAGRREAKRLYRQHRPDAVVGFGGYPAFPALLAASSLKIPTVLHEQNAVLGRVNRLLAREAQAIATAYPTIEKLKPAQQGKVRLVGNPVRDSIVRLGELPFPAFDEVAPLKILVTGGSQGASVLSDVVPAGLGALDASLRHRLQVVQQVRPEEMERVRETYRKLEIPADLATYIHDMPAELGEAHVVIGRAGASTIAELTAAGRPAVLIPLPIATDDHQTANAREMVKSGGARMIVQTEFTPDTLARQIEALAADPVALANAAARALAVGRPHAASDLADLVEQVAGKASPLLVGPAKTRPARLSAAAAGAPA; encoded by the coding sequence ATGAATTTCGTACTCGCCGCCGGAGGAACCGGCGGACACATGATCCCCGCCCATGCCCTCGCCGCCGAGCTGAAGCGGCGGGGCCATGGCGTGCTACTGATCACCGACGATCGGGGCCGGCGCATTCCGGGCCTGTTTGACGGCGTGCCCGTCCATGTGCTGCCGGCCGGGCGCCTCGGCGGTGGCCCGCTCGGCCTCCTCAAGGCGGTGCGCTCGGTGCTCGCCGGGCGGCGCGAAGCGAAGCGGCTCTATCGCCAGCACCGGCCCGACGCCGTGGTGGGGTTCGGCGGCTACCCGGCCTTCCCCGCGCTGCTCGCGGCGTCGTCGCTGAAGATCCCGACCGTCCTGCACGAGCAGAATGCGGTGCTGGGCCGGGTCAATCGGCTGCTGGCGCGCGAAGCGCAGGCGATCGCCACGGCTTACCCGACGATCGAGAAGCTCAAGCCTGCCCAGCAGGGTAAGGTACGGCTGGTCGGCAACCCGGTGCGCGACAGCATCGTCCGGCTAGGCGAGCTGCCGTTCCCCGCATTCGACGAGGTGGCGCCGCTCAAGATCCTGGTGACGGGCGGAAGCCAGGGCGCCTCGGTGCTGAGTGACGTGGTGCCGGCCGGGCTGGGTGCGCTCGATGCGTCGCTCCGCCATCGGCTTCAGGTCGTCCAACAAGTCCGCCCGGAGGAGATGGAGCGGGTCCGTGAAACGTATCGCAAGCTGGAGATCCCGGCCGATCTCGCCACCTACATCCACGATATGCCGGCCGAACTCGGCGAGGCCCATGTGGTAATCGGGCGGGCGGGCGCCTCGACCATCGCCGAGTTGACCGCGGCGGGGCGACCTGCCGTGCTGATCCCGCTGCCGATCGCCACCGACGACCACCAGACCGCCAACGCGCGCGAGATGGTGAAGTCGGGCGGAGCGCGGATGATCGTCCAGACCGAATTCACGCCCGACACTCTGGCCCGCCAGATCGAGGCGCTCGCCGCCGACCCGGTCGCGCTCGCCAACGCGGCGGCGCGCGCCCTAGCGGTCGGGCGTCCGCATGCCGCAAGCGACCTCGCCGACCTCGTCGAGCAGGTCGCAGGAAAGGCGTCGCCGCTGCTGGTCGGGCCGGCCAAGACCCGGCCTGCCCGGCTCAGCGCCGCTGCCGCGGGCGCCCCGGCATGA
- the murC gene encoding UDP-N-acetylmuramate--L-alanine ligase — translation MKAFGTDIGTIHFIGIGGIGMSGIAEVMHQLGYKVQGSDQSESYVVEGLRKAGIPVMVGQSADNLGDATVVVCSTAIRDDNPEVRAAAERRLPRVRRAEMLAELMRMQSTIAVAGTHGKTTTTSLIAAMLDSGGIHPTVINGGIINSYGSNARLGSSDWMVVEADESDGSFLRLDGTIAVVTNIDPEHLEHYGSFERVKDCFVEFIENVPFYGLAVMCVDHPEVQNILSRIRDRRVVTYGFSALADLRADNVTAEAGGSRFDAVVRGANGERRVIEGVRVPMPGRHNVQNALAAIAVGLELGMDDEGIARGLEGFGGVKRRFTRVGEVDGATIIDDYAHHPVEIRAVLSAAREGIGEGRVIAVVQPHRYSRLQSLMDDFTNAFNDADVVLVSPVYAAGEAPIEGVDNEALAEQLRAKGHRAVHTVDDNGHLARCLRDLVANGDMVICMGAGDITKWAAGLAGAIGSARESR, via the coding sequence ATGAAGGCGTTCGGGACCGATATCGGGACGATCCACTTCATCGGCATTGGCGGCATCGGCATGTCCGGCATCGCGGAGGTGATGCACCAGCTCGGCTACAAGGTGCAGGGCTCGGACCAGAGCGAGAGCTATGTCGTCGAGGGGCTCCGCAAGGCGGGCATCCCGGTGATGGTCGGGCAGAGCGCCGACAATCTCGGCGACGCGACGGTCGTGGTCTGCTCGACCGCGATCCGCGACGACAACCCCGAGGTCCGCGCCGCCGCCGAGCGCCGCCTGCCGCGGGTGCGGCGGGCGGAGATGCTGGCCGAGCTGATGCGGATGCAGTCGACCATCGCGGTCGCCGGCACCCACGGCAAGACCACCACCACCTCGCTGATCGCGGCGATGCTCGACAGCGGCGGGATTCATCCGACCGTGATCAACGGCGGGATCATCAACAGCTACGGCTCCAACGCACGGCTGGGTTCGTCCGACTGGATGGTGGTTGAGGCCGACGAGAGCGACGGCAGTTTCCTCCGGCTTGACGGCACCATCGCGGTGGTGACCAACATCGACCCCGAGCACCTCGAGCACTACGGCAGCTTCGAGCGGGTGAAGGACTGTTTCGTCGAGTTCATCGAGAACGTCCCCTTCTACGGGCTGGCGGTGATGTGCGTCGACCATCCCGAGGTGCAGAACATCCTGTCGCGGATCCGCGACCGCCGCGTCGTGACCTACGGCTTCTCCGCGCTCGCCGACCTGCGGGCCGACAATGTGACCGCCGAGGCGGGCGGATCGCGCTTCGACGCGGTCGTTCGCGGCGCGAACGGCGAGCGGCGGGTGATCGAGGGCGTCCGCGTCCCCATGCCCGGGCGCCACAATGTCCAGAACGCGCTGGCCGCGATTGCGGTCGGACTCGAGCTTGGCATGGACGACGAAGGGATCGCCCGCGGGCTGGAAGGCTTCGGCGGGGTCAAGCGCCGCTTCACCCGCGTCGGCGAGGTCGACGGCGCGACGATCATCGACGACTATGCCCATCATCCGGTGGAGATCCGCGCGGTGCTGTCGGCGGCGCGCGAGGGGATCGGCGAGGGCCGGGTGATCGCGGTCGTCCAGCCGCACCGCTACTCCCGGCTTCAGTCGCTGATGGACGACTTCACCAACGCCTTCAACGACGCCGACGTGGTGCTCGTCAGCCCGGTCTATGCGGCCGGCGAGGCGCCGATCGAGGGTGTCGACAACGAAGCGCTGGCCGAGCAGCTGCGCGCCAAGGGGCACCGCGCCGTCCACACCGTCGACGACAACGGCCACCTCGCTCGCTGCCTGCGCGATCTCGTCGCGAACGGCGACATGGTGATCTGCATGGGCGCCGGCGACATCACCAAATGGGCGGCGGGCCTGGCCGGGGCGATCGGCAGCGCCCGGGAAAGCCGATGA
- the murB gene encoding UDP-N-acetylmuramate dehydrogenase: protein MSGLLSDTNRPGLVADRTPFGVQGKLTRNAPLAPLVWFKAGGAAEWLFEPKDVDDLAAALRGLDPAVPVMGLGLGSNLIVRDGGVPGVVVRLGKAFAKVERLDDLTLRCGGGASGILVSSAARDAGIAGIEFLRSIPGTVGGFVRMNGGAYGREVRDILVEAEVVLRSGERRTLSLDELGYTYRHSALPVQAIVVSATFRGTEGESAAIQAEMDRIAASREASQPLRSKTGGSTFKNPLPSKAWEVIDRAGCRGLTIGDAQVSEKHCNFLLNLGSATSADIEALGEEVRRRVRADSGVELEWEIQRVGVKG, encoded by the coding sequence ATGAGCGGCCTTCTTTCCGACACCAACCGCCCCGGGCTCGTCGCCGATCGGACGCCGTTCGGCGTGCAGGGCAAGCTGACCCGCAACGCTCCGCTGGCGCCGCTCGTCTGGTTCAAGGCCGGTGGCGCCGCCGAATGGCTGTTTGAGCCGAAGGACGTGGACGACCTTGCCGCGGCGCTGCGCGGGCTCGATCCCGCCGTCCCGGTCATGGGCCTGGGTCTCGGCTCCAACCTCATCGTTCGCGATGGCGGCGTGCCCGGCGTGGTAGTCCGCCTCGGCAAGGCGTTCGCCAAGGTCGAGCGGCTCGACGATCTCACCCTGCGCTGCGGCGGCGGGGCGAGCGGGATCCTCGTCTCCTCGGCCGCGCGAGACGCGGGGATCGCCGGCATCGAGTTCCTCCGCTCCATCCCCGGTACGGTCGGCGGCTTCGTCCGGATGAACGGCGGCGCCTACGGGCGCGAGGTGCGGGACATCCTCGTCGAGGCCGAGGTGGTGCTCCGCTCGGGCGAGCGGCGGACGCTGTCGCTCGACGAACTCGGCTACACCTATCGCCACAGCGCGCTGCCCGTGCAGGCGATCGTCGTTTCCGCCACCTTCCGGGGCACCGAGGGCGAGTCAGCGGCGATCCAGGCCGAGATGGACCGCATCGCCGCCAGCCGCGAGGCCTCGCAGCCGCTGCGCTCGAAGACCGGTGGTTCAACCTTCAAGAACCCGCTGCCGAGCAAGGCGTGGGAGGTCATCGACCGGGCCGGCTGCCGGGGCCTGACGATCGGCGATGCCCAAGTCTCGGAAAAGCATTGCAACTTCCTCCTCAACTTGGGAAGCGCGACGAGCGCGGACATCGAGGCATTGGGCGAGGAGGTCCGGCGCCGGGTGCGCGCCGACAGCGGCGTCGAGCTGGAATGGGAGATTCAGCGGGTGGGAGTGAAGGGGTGA
- a CDS encoding D-alanine--D-alanine ligase gives MGDSAGGSEGVNRDMHVVVLMGGWSSERDVSLTSGRGVADALRERGWSNVTTLDMERDVAAKLAELRPDVVFNALHGTPGEDGTVQGMLDLMGIRYTHSGLTTSAIAIDKELTKLLLVPAGVRMPAGTIVDSETLYDADPIARPYVLKPVNEGSSVGVAIVTQESNYGSPIGRETEGPWKHFDRLLAEPFVRGHELTVAVVGGESLCVTELKPRTGFYDYESKYTDGMTEHVCPADVPADIAAAMMRMAADAHRVLGCKGASRSDFRWDDEQGEDGLYLLEVNTQPGMTPLSLVPEQAKQRGISYGELVEKLIAEALE, from the coding sequence ATGGGAGATTCAGCGGGTGGGAGTGAAGGGGTGAACCGCGACATGCACGTGGTCGTGCTGATGGGCGGCTGGTCGTCCGAGCGCGACGTGTCGCTGACCAGCGGTCGCGGGGTCGCCGACGCGCTGCGCGAGCGTGGCTGGTCCAACGTCACCACCCTCGACATGGAGCGCGACGTCGCCGCCAAGCTGGCCGAGCTCCGGCCTGACGTCGTGTTCAACGCCCTGCACGGCACGCCCGGCGAGGACGGGACGGTTCAGGGCATGCTCGACCTGATGGGAATCCGCTATACCCACAGCGGGCTCACCACCTCGGCGATCGCGATCGACAAGGAACTGACCAAGCTGCTGCTGGTCCCGGCCGGAGTGCGCATGCCGGCGGGCACGATCGTCGACAGCGAGACGCTCTACGACGCCGACCCGATCGCCCGGCCCTATGTGCTGAAGCCGGTCAACGAGGGATCGTCGGTCGGCGTGGCGATCGTCACCCAGGAGAGCAATTACGGGTCGCCGATCGGTCGCGAGACCGAGGGACCGTGGAAGCATTTCGACCGATTGCTGGCCGAGCCGTTCGTGCGGGGGCACGAGCTGACCGTCGCGGTGGTCGGCGGCGAGTCGCTGTGCGTCACCGAACTGAAACCGCGCACCGGCTTCTACGATTACGAGAGCAAATACACCGATGGCATGACCGAGCATGTCTGCCCTGCCGACGTTCCCGCCGACATCGCCGCGGCGATGATGCGGATGGCGGCGGATGCGCACCGGGTGCTCGGCTGCAAGGGCGCCTCGCGCTCAGACTTCCGCTGGGACGACGAGCAGGGCGAAGACGGCCTCTACCTGCTCGAGGTCAACACCCAGCCCGGCATGACCCCGCTCAGCCTCGTTCCCGAACAGGCGAAGCAGCGCGGCATTTCTTATGGTGAACTGGTCGAGAAGCTGATCGCGGAGGCGCTGGAGTAA